In Oreochromis aureus strain Israel breed Guangdong linkage group 15, ZZ_aureus, whole genome shotgun sequence, a single genomic region encodes these proteins:
- the hmgn3 gene encoding high mobility group nucleosome-binding domain-containing protein 3 isoform X1 translates to MPKRKSPEGPEGKEAPKVTKQPTRRSERLSARPAPPKPEAKPKKTVVKKVADDKGAKAKKGGAKGKKEDGPAQNGDTKANEIYVSRPSVSVSSIRSTAPSMMSVRGQSETVRVKGN, encoded by the exons ATGCCGAAGAGAAAG TCCCCAGAGGGTCCTGAGGGCAAGGAGGCCCCCAAAGTCACAAAACAG CCCACCAGAAGGTCAGAGAGATTGTCAGCG AGACCTGCTCCACCCAAGCCTGAGGCCAAGCCCAAGAAAACCGTCGTCAAG AAGGTGGCAGATGATAAGGGGGCAAAGGCAAAGAAAGGTGGTGCCAAGGGGAAGAAGGAAGACGGTCCCGCCCAGAATGGAGACACCAAGGCCAATGAG atctatGTGTCTCGTCCGTCTGTCAGTGTGTCTTCCATCAGAAGCACGGCTCCCTccatgatgtcagtgagaggacagagtgagaCAGTCAGAGTTAAGG GTAActga
- the clic5b gene encoding chloride intracellular channel protein 5b isoform X2, with the protein MSDEDRDPDIELFVKAGSDGESIGNCPFSQRLFMILWLKGVMFNVTTVDLKRKPADLHNLAPGTHPPFLTFEGEVKTDVNKIEEFLEETLCPPKYPRLAAKHRESNTAGNDIFAKFSAYIKNTKPEANAALEKGLTRALKKLDDYLNNPLPDEIDANSMEEEKGSNRCFLDGNEFTLADCNLLPKLYIVKVVAKKYRNYDIPEEMSGVWRYLNNAFTHDEFTNTCAADTEIETAYKDVARRLAK; encoded by the exons ATGTCTGATGAAGACAGAGACCCTGATATTGAACTTTTTGTAAAG GCGGGCAGCGATGGAGAAAGCATCGGCAACTGTCCCTTCTCTCAGCGCCTCTTCATGATCCTCTGGCTCAAAGGAGTCATGTTCAACGTCACGACCGTCGACCTCAAGAG GAAGCCGGCAGATCTGCACAACCTGGCTCCAGGGACGCACCCTCCTTTCCTGACCTTCGAAGGAGAGGTCAAGACAGACGTCAACAAGATTGAAGAGTTTCTTGAGGAGACACTCTGTCCTCCAAA GTATCCCAGACTGGCTGCCAAGCACAGAGAGTCCAATACAGCTGGAAACGACATCTTCGCCAAGTTCTCAGCCTACATCAAGAACACCAAACCAGAAGCCAACGCTG CTCTAGAGAAAGGTTTAACCAGAGCCCTGAAGAAGCTGGATGATTACCTTAACAACCCGTTGCCAGATGAGATCGATGCAAAcagcatggaggaggagaagggctCCAACCGATGCTTCCTGGACGGGAACGAGTTCACTCTGGCAGACTGCAACCTCCTGCCCAAACTCTACATAGTGAAG GTTGTCGCTAAGAAATACCGCAACTACGACATCCCGGAGGAAATGTCGGGGGTGTGGCGCTACCTGAACAACGCCTTCACGCATGACGAGTTCACCAACACCTGCGCTGCTGACACTGAGATCGAGACCGCCTACAAAGACGTGGCGAGGAGACTGGCCAAGTAG
- the hmgn3 gene encoding high mobility group nucleosome-binding domain-containing protein 3 isoform X3, which translates to MPKRKSPEGPEGKEAPKVTKQRPAPPKPEAKPKKTVVKKVADDKGAKAKKGGAKGKKEDGPAQNGDTKANEIYVSRPSVSVSSIRSTAPSMMSVRGQSETVRVKGN; encoded by the exons ATGCCGAAGAGAAAG TCCCCAGAGGGTCCTGAGGGCAAGGAGGCCCCCAAAGTCACAAAACAG AGACCTGCTCCACCCAAGCCTGAGGCCAAGCCCAAGAAAACCGTCGTCAAG AAGGTGGCAGATGATAAGGGGGCAAAGGCAAAGAAAGGTGGTGCCAAGGGGAAGAAGGAAGACGGTCCCGCCCAGAATGGAGACACCAAGGCCAATGAG atctatGTGTCTCGTCCGTCTGTCAGTGTGTCTTCCATCAGAAGCACGGCTCCCTccatgatgtcagtgagaggacagagtgagaCAGTCAGAGTTAAGG GTAActga
- the hmgn3 gene encoding high mobility group nucleosome-binding domain-containing protein 3 isoform X2, protein MPKRKSPEGPEGKEAPKVTKQPTRRSERLSARPAPPKPEAKPKKTVVKVADDKGAKAKKGGAKGKKEDGPAQNGDTKANEIYVSRPSVSVSSIRSTAPSMMSVRGQSETVRVKGN, encoded by the exons ATGCCGAAGAGAAAG TCCCCAGAGGGTCCTGAGGGCAAGGAGGCCCCCAAAGTCACAAAACAG CCCACCAGAAGGTCAGAGAGATTGTCAGCG AGACCTGCTCCACCCAAGCCTGAGGCCAAGCCCAAGAAAACCGTCGTCAAG GTGGCAGATGATAAGGGGGCAAAGGCAAAGAAAGGTGGTGCCAAGGGGAAGAAGGAAGACGGTCCCGCCCAGAATGGAGACACCAAGGCCAATGAG atctatGTGTCTCGTCCGTCTGTCAGTGTGTCTTCCATCAGAAGCACGGCTCCCTccatgatgtcagtgagaggacagagtgagaCAGTCAGAGTTAAGG GTAActga
- the clic5b gene encoding chloride intracellular channel protein 5b isoform X1: MDNIYETLDHDDVPAGRDRVEPKYENPGEAREQLYSEVLVHRSSREEDRSSPDYMEIREGGKHSDSSSSSSDDEDAKTRKEKVEAQVQEVSGEAHNGSRRSSSSSDSSASPGDPCDDPPFQRKIQEEDNAEDGMMMAYSRPKTDPEPQESVDYTLKTLESVTLDESSSAPADPKQPNIALYIKAGSDGESIGNCPFSQRLFMILWLKGVMFNVTTVDLKRKPADLHNLAPGTHPPFLTFEGEVKTDVNKIEEFLEETLCPPKYPRLAAKHRESNTAGNDIFAKFSAYIKNTKPEANAALEKGLTRALKKLDDYLNNPLPDEIDANSMEEEKGSNRCFLDGNEFTLADCNLLPKLYIVKVVAKKYRNYDIPEEMSGVWRYLNNAFTHDEFTNTCAADTEIETAYKDVARRLAK; this comes from the exons ATGGACAACATCTACGAAACACTAGATCACGATGATGTTCCCGCAGGACGCGATCGCGTTGAGCCCAAGTATGAGAACCCGGGTGAGGCGAGGGAGCAGCTGTACAGCGAGGTGCTGGTCCACAGGTCGTCTCGGGAGGAAGACCGCAGCTCCCCGGATTACATGGAGATCAGGGAAGGAGGCAAACACAGCGACTCCTCTTCTTCATCCAGCGACGACGAGGACGCTAAAACGAGAAAGGAAAAAGTGGAGGCACAGGTGCAGGAGGTGAGCGGCGAGGCGCACAACGGATCCAGGcgctcatcctcctcctcagatTCATCCGCCTCACCCGGAGATCCTTGCGACGACCCGCCGTTTCAGAGGAAAATCCAGGAAGAGGATAACGCCGAGGATGGGATGATGATGGCCTACAGCCGCCCTAAAACTGACCCCGAGCCGCAGGAGTCTGTCGACTACACCCTTAAAACTCTGGAAAGTGTCACTTTGGATGAAAGCAGCTCTGCGCCAGCTGATCCCAAACAGCCTAACATCGCCCTGTACATTAAG GCGGGCAGCGATGGAGAAAGCATCGGCAACTGTCCCTTCTCTCAGCGCCTCTTCATGATCCTCTGGCTCAAAGGAGTCATGTTCAACGTCACGACCGTCGACCTCAAGAG GAAGCCGGCAGATCTGCACAACCTGGCTCCAGGGACGCACCCTCCTTTCCTGACCTTCGAAGGAGAGGTCAAGACAGACGTCAACAAGATTGAAGAGTTTCTTGAGGAGACACTCTGTCCTCCAAA GTATCCCAGACTGGCTGCCAAGCACAGAGAGTCCAATACAGCTGGAAACGACATCTTCGCCAAGTTCTCAGCCTACATCAAGAACACCAAACCAGAAGCCAACGCTG CTCTAGAGAAAGGTTTAACCAGAGCCCTGAAGAAGCTGGATGATTACCTTAACAACCCGTTGCCAGATGAGATCGATGCAAAcagcatggaggaggagaagggctCCAACCGATGCTTCCTGGACGGGAACGAGTTCACTCTGGCAGACTGCAACCTCCTGCCCAAACTCTACATAGTGAAG GTTGTCGCTAAGAAATACCGCAACTACGACATCCCGGAGGAAATGTCGGGGGTGTGGCGCTACCTGAACAACGCCTTCACGCATGACGAGTTCACCAACACCTGCGCTGCTGACACTGAGATCGAGACCGCCTACAAAGACGTGGCGAGGAGACTGGCCAAGTAG
- the hmgn3 gene encoding high mobility group nucleosome-binding domain-containing protein 3 isoform X6, translating into MQTKGSLTGVSCRRMIRLKFPSVHTNCVGPNDVMQNRPQRVLRARRPPKSQNSPPEGQRDCQRDLLHPSLRPSPRKPSSR; encoded by the exons ATGCAGACAAAAGGCAGTCTGACCGGTGTTTCCTGCAGACGCATGATTCGCCTCAAATTTCCCAGTGTGCACACAAACTGTGTGGGTCCCAATGACGTAATGCAGAACCG TCCCCAGAGGGTCCTGAGGGCAAGGAGGCCCCCAAAGTCACAAAACAG CCCACCAGAAGGTCAGAGAGATTGTCAGCG AGACCTGCTCCACCCAAGCCTGAGGCCAAGCCCAAGAAAACCGTCGTCAAG GTAA
- the hmgn3 gene encoding high mobility group nucleosome-binding domain-containing protein 3 isoform X5: MPKRKSPEGPEGKEAPKVTKQPTRRSERLSARPAPPKPEAKPKKTVVKVADDKGAKAKKGGAKGKKEDGPAQNGDTKANEVTEAAEEATEEKA; encoded by the exons ATGCCGAAGAGAAAG TCCCCAGAGGGTCCTGAGGGCAAGGAGGCCCCCAAAGTCACAAAACAG CCCACCAGAAGGTCAGAGAGATTGTCAGCG AGACCTGCTCCACCCAAGCCTGAGGCCAAGCCCAAGAAAACCGTCGTCAAG GTGGCAGATGATAAGGGGGCAAAGGCAAAGAAAGGTGGTGCCAAGGGGAAGAAGGAAGACGGTCCCGCCCAGAATGGAGACACCAAGGCCAATGAG GTAActgaagcagcagaagaagcGACCGAGGAGAAGGCGTAA
- the hmgn3 gene encoding high mobility group nucleosome-binding domain-containing protein 3 isoform X4, which produces MPKRKSPEGPEGKEAPKVTKQPTRRSERLSARPAPPKPEAKPKKTVVKKVADDKGAKAKKGGAKGKKEDGPAQNGDTKANEVTEAAEEATEEKA; this is translated from the exons ATGCCGAAGAGAAAG TCCCCAGAGGGTCCTGAGGGCAAGGAGGCCCCCAAAGTCACAAAACAG CCCACCAGAAGGTCAGAGAGATTGTCAGCG AGACCTGCTCCACCCAAGCCTGAGGCCAAGCCCAAGAAAACCGTCGTCAAG AAGGTGGCAGATGATAAGGGGGCAAAGGCAAAGAAAGGTGGTGCCAAGGGGAAGAAGGAAGACGGTCCCGCCCAGAATGGAGACACCAAGGCCAATGAG GTAActgaagcagcagaagaagcGACCGAGGAGAAGGCGTAA
- the enpp5 gene encoding ectonucleotide pyrophosphatase/phosphodiesterase family member 5 — MLCYLLRRGRSPLLCLWALLLPLVSLDSPNHRGRRDYLVTERPKLLLVSFDGFRWDYIDRVPTPNFRSIMDTGVKVEFVENAYITKTFPNHYSLVTGLYAETHGIVANEMYDPVLNRSFSMETDSVYDSRWWEEAVPLWVTIQKAGGRSGAAMWPGSDVKIHNMYPTQYLHYNASVSFETRVERIIEWFSAPEAEAVDFGVLYWEEPDESGHNLGPQSSLMDVVIAWIDEKLGFLINKLKKAGLYDRVNLIVTSDHGMAQLSPEKIIELDEYVSRDLYTWVDKSPVVGILPNEGKLDEVYNLLVDANPNMVVYKKEEIPEHYHYQHNIRIMPILIEAKEGWTIMQNRTGPFMLGNHGYNSSLRSMQPVFVARGPAFRENYVKSSMRSVDLYPLMCHILSIRPMPNNGSLSNVQDLLSIEPTVTTPVPPHPPVPPPGTGYSCAPIVGSFLGVVLVLGFLVVYVILVTLKQRPSRKHRSWEMSQPLLQEDLHL; from the exons ATGCTCTGCTACTTGTTGCGAAGAGGCCGCAGTCCTCTGCTCTGCCTCTGGGCCCTGCTTCTGCCTCTGGTATCCCTCGATAGCCCGAACCACCGTGGACGTAGGGACTACCTTGTGACGGAGCGGCCCAAGCTGCTGCTCGTGTCCTTTGACGGCTTCCGTTGGGACTACATTGACCGCGTTCCGACGCCTAACTTCCGCAGCATCATGGACACGGGGGTGAAAGTGGAGTTTGTGGAGAATGCTTACATCACCAAAACCTTCCCTAATCATTACAGCTTAGTGACGGGGCTGTATGCTGAGACGCATGGCATTGTGGCTAATGAGATGTACGACCCTGTTCTGAACCGgtccttctccatggagacgGACAGTGTTTATGATTCACGGTGGTGGGAGGAGGCTGTGCCCCTCTGGGTGACCATCCAGAAAGCTGGAGGACGGAGCGGGGCAGCAATGTGGCCTGGGTCTGATGTCAAAATCCACAACATGTACCCTACTCAGTACCTCCACTACAACGCCTCAGTCTCCTTTGAAACCAGAGTGGAACGGATTATTGAGTGGTTCTCTGCACCAGAAGCTGAGGCGGTGGATTTTGGAGTTCTGTACTGGGAGGAGCCTGACGAGAGCGGGCACAACCTAGGACCTCAGAGTTCCTTAATGGACGTAGTCATCGCGTGGATTGATGAGAAGCTCGGCTTCCTTATAAACAAGCTAAAGAAGGCGGGGTTGTATGACAGAGTGAACCTCATAGTAACCAGTGACCACGGCATGGCTCAGCTTTCTCCTGAGAAGATCATAGAACTGGATGAGTATGTGAGCAGAGACCTGTACACCTGGGTGGATAAGAGTCCAGTGGTGGGAATCCTGCCCAACGAAG GGAAACTCGACGAGGTGTATAATCTGCTGGTGGATGCAAACCCGAACATGGTGGTGTACAAGAAGGAGGAGATTCCCGAGCACTACCATTATCAGCACAACATCAGGATCATGCCCATCCTCATAGAGGCCAAAGAAGGCTGGACCATCATGCAGAACAGGACCGGACCCTTCATGC TGGGAAACCATGGCTATAACAGCAGCTTACGTAGCATGCAGCCTGTGTTCGTGGCTCGTGGGCCGGCCTTTCGTGAGAATTACGTCAAATCCTCCATGCGCTCCGTTGACCTTTACCCTCTCATGTGCCACATCCTGTCCATCCGCCCTATGCCGAACAACGGCTCCCTCTCGAATGTTCAGGACCTCCTGTCCATAGAGCCCACTGTGACCACGCCAGTCCCACCTCACCCTCCCGTTCCCCCTCCGGGCACTGGGTACTCCTGCGCCCCCATCGTGGGCTCGTTCCTCGGTGTGGTTTTGGTGCTGGGCTTCCTAGTGGTCTACGTCATACTAGTGACACTCAAACAGCGGCCCTCGAGAAAACACAGGAGCTGGGAGATGTCGCAGCCTTTACTGCAAGAGGATTTGCACCTGTAG